A genomic stretch from Pochonia chlamydosporia 170 chromosome 4, whole genome shotgun sequence includes:
- a CDS encoding frequency clock protein (similar to Verticillium alfalfae VaMs.102 XP_003005668.1) has translation MSLQERVSQGTEPPPSTGPKGHPLPRRTSPGNSITLKHHRLARDASLRASPGSSPAANASNDTSSPRRNSSGESHETGQSDPKHWFDQSNQNPTATFDNNIMDVDPPFFQKESDSSNEDKPYQFQNPPPPRLPTGQSSSADDYRSVIDDLTVEIQKLKEELKRYKQKGPEMLRKDKLFEIKYHGLPKRKRRELETTLRDFAASFDDSPDVSSSQRKKSSRHATRDHMYSASGSASKHASSSSGSNARPVDSAYASMSSGANSSGVSLGRPNMSSRVRSDQKVENYLRDIPEGLYPRHMILTDRDRKKLVVRRLEQLFTGKIGGRHARQAKKSQIDVPGTGLGDSETHPPAAKDQPAPTKTAVTDSATLVPEPSREAKILLPDQQSGQSCKKSRSRDNGSASNSNGDQTESGGNGNSSGSGTNTSPTQPPVSDQRPTRVKDLDPDRAQVPSENMEYIRHLGLVPPELITESNQDNLDVQPDAEGWVYLNLLCNLAQLHIINVTPSFVRSAVNEISTKFQLSPDGRKIRWRGGHEGTRFSSDSSNEGSHKNANSEDSDSGQRKRQKTGNSTGDDVRSGGSSKSRSKFGPQVSTSSDSFHYKPLFVRNGSPNGEESLDETLSSFGPIDDSNIDDSRWGLSGSGTSNRRKRRHDGAIIYYSGAPFCTDLSGDPGDTSPATYMLSSGQDRQDSHSRCPQPTLQRSASGSSLGYRPLSEMYSHDSGLKMDVDGSDSVPDLTTDSDCESSIPEAAFPCPWPSRQQYIEVHTLEPCGLGGVMPDDHFMVVVTTKRPVKDAAVSGPKLALRRKSDEATEFIVGRLASMSTSSPVPLGTSQQSSYPLEIDYMSGRIKRLAPVPLPPPVIFLPPFSTDTSSLGDSEFGSEDDDGALESSEELMSRAVNPHQSDGYPDGVDLSSGDEDGEEPESDDIAHQMYDQMDTEDRPDFTRSMKRPSVSSAEAAPGSVRRRSKSASADPMLRTGGSSAATAGGVESGYSSDEES, from the exons ATGTCATTGCAAGAGCGAGTATCCCAAGGCACAGAACCACCGCCGTCAACCGGCCCAAAGGGCCATCCTCTACCTCGTCGCACATCGCCAGGGAATTCGATAACCTTGAAACACCATCGACTCGCCCGCGATGCTTCTCTCAGAGCGAGTCCCGGCTCTTCGCCGGCGGCGAACGCAAGCAACGACACAAGTTCCCCACGACGCAATTCTTCCGGGGAAAGTCACGAAACTGGCCAAAGCGACCCGAAACACTGGTTTGATCAATCAAACCAGAACCCAACCGCAACTTtcgacaacaacatcatggaTG TTGATCCCCCGTTTTTCCAGAAAGAGTCAGATTCGTCAAATGAAGACAAACCTTACCAGTTCCAAAACCCACCTCCTCCGCGCCTTCCGACCGGCCAGAGCAGTAGCGCGGATGATTACCGTAGCGTAATCGATGATCTGACTGTGGAAATTCAAAAATTGAAGGAAGAACTCAAACGATATAAGCAAAAGGGACCCGAAATGCTAAGGAAGGACAAACTTTTCGAGATCAAATATCACGGGCTTCCCAAGCGCAAAAGGCGAGAACTGGAAACTACACTACGAGATTTCGCCGCTAGCTTTGACGATTCCCCAGATGTATCATCATCCCAGCGAAAGAAGTCCTCGAGACACGCCACTCGAGACCACATGTATTCGGCTTCTGGGTCTGCCTCAAAGcatgcctcctcctcgtccgGTTCCAATGCTAGACCAGTCGACTCTGCCTATGCGTCTATGTCTAGCGGTGCAAATTCTTCTGGAGTTTCGCTTGGACGCCCGAACATGAGTTCACGAGTTCGATCCGACCAAAAGGTGGAAAATTACCTGCGCGATATCCCTGAAGGTTTATATCCACGGCACATGATTCTGACGGACCGGGACCGAAAGAAATTAGTAGTCAGGCGCCTCGAGCAATTATTTACTGGCAAAATAGGCGGTCGGCATGCTCGACAGGCGAAAAAATCCCAAATAGACGTTCCCGGCACTGGACTGGGAGACAGTGAAACTCATCCGCCTGCAGCTAAAGATCAGCCCGCTCCCACCAAAACCGCTGTTACTGACTCTGCAACCCTGGTTCCAGAGCCATCAAGAGAAGCCAAAATCTTactaccagaccaacagTCCGGCCAGTCTTGCAAGAAGAGTCGATCACGAGATAATGGGTCGGCTTCTAACTCCAATGGCGACCAGAcggagtctggtggaaacGGTAACAGCAGTGGCTCCGGAACGAACACCTCGCCAACGCAACCACCAGTCTCTGATCAGCGACCTACTCGCGTAAAGGACTTGGACCCAGATCGGGCTCAAGTTCCTTCGGAGAACATGGAGTATATTCGACACCTGGGCTTGGTTCCACCTGAACTCATTACGGAATCGAATCAAGACAACTTGGATGTCCAACCAGACGCTGAGGGCTGGGTGTACCTGAATCTGTTGTGCAACCTGGCACAGCTGCACATCATTAATGTTACCCCAAGCTTTGTGCGATCTGCGGTGAACGAGATTAGCACAAAGTTTCAGCTCTCTCCCGACGGCCGCAAAATTCGATGGCGCGGCGGGCACGAAGGCACTAGATTTTCCAGCGATAGTTCGAATGAGGGTTCTCACAAGAATGCGAATAGTGAAGATTCAGACTCTGGGCAGcgcaaaaggcaaaagacTGGCAACTCGACAGGAGACGACGTTCGATCGGGTGGAAGCTCCAAAAGTCGCTCCAAGTTTGGCCCCCAGGTTTCCACGTCATCGGACAGCTTTCACTATAAGCCGCTTTTTGTTCGCAATGGCTCTCCCAATGGGGAAGAGTCCTTAGACGAGACTCTGTCTTCCTTTGGACCCATTGATGACAGCAATATAGATGATTCCCGGTGGGGGCTGAGTGGCTCTGGGACGTCTAATCGCCGGAAGAGACGTCATGACGGTGCCATCATATACTACAGCGGCGCACCATTCTGTACTGATCTCTCCGGGGATCCGGGTGACACGTCTCCTGCAACATATATGCTCTCAAGCGGCCAGGATCGACAAGATAGTCACTCTCGTTGCCCCCAACCCACGTTACAACGGTCTGCGTCCGGGTCATCTCTGGGGTATCGGCCATTGAGTGAGATGTATAGCCATGACTCAGGGTTGAAGATGGACGTCGACGGCAGTGACAGTGTGCCGGACCTTACAACTGACTCGGATTGTGAGTCCAGCATCCCCGAAGCCGcatttccatgtccatggccGTCTAGACAACAGTACATTGAGGTGCATACGCTGGAGCCTTGCGGACTCGGCGGTGTGATGCCGGATGACCACTTCATGGTGGTTGTCACGACGAAACGGCCCGTCAAGGACGCGGCAGTATCAGGACCAAAACTTGCATTGCGTCGAAAATCTGATGAGGCTACCGAGTTTATCGTTGGTCGCCTAGCAAGCATGTCAACCTCATCGCCTGTCCCACTCGGGACAAGTCAGCAGAGCTCTTATCCCCTCGAAATCGACTACATGTCCGGCAGGATCAAGCGTCTCGCGCCAGTACCGCTGCCTCCGCCAGTAATCTTCCTCCCACCCTTTAGTACGGACACTTCAAGCCTGGGAGACAGCGAGTTTGGctctgaagatgatgacggcgcCCTAGAATCGTCTGAAGAGCTGATGAGCCGAGCCGTTAACCCACACCAGTCAGACGGCTACCCGGACGGTGTGGACTTGAGTAgcggtgatgaagacggTGAAGAGCCGGAATCAGATGACATTGCTCACCAGATGTATGATCAGATGGACACTGAAGATCGGCCAGACTTCACCCGGTCCATGAAGCGCCCATCCGTTAGCAGCGCGGAGGCTGCACCGGGAAGCGTGCGGCGCCGCAGCAAAAGTGCAAGCGCTGATCCAATGCTGCGAACTGGCGGCAGTTCAGCTGCAACCGCTGGG
- a CDS encoding 2,3-bisphosphoglycerate-independent phosphoglycerate mutase (similar to Aspergillus terreus NIH2624 XP_001208912.1), translated as MSKTEQKACLIVIDGWGIPSEESPKDGDAIAAAETPVMDELSNNAEGFTELEASSLAVGLPEGLMGNSEVGHLNIGAGRVVWQDVVRIDQTIKKDELNDNEVIKKTFESAAAGNGRLHLCGLVSHGGVHSKQEHLYALLRAAKKYQVPKVFIHFFGDGRDTDPKSGAGYMQELVDYLKEVGVGQIATVVGRYFAMDRDKRWERVEIALKGMCHGEGEASDDPVATVKARYERNGDKDRDEFLTPIIVGGDEGRIKDDDTVFFFNYRSDRARQITQLLGDVDRSVLEDFKYPKLSKLVTMTTYKTDYPFEVAFEPQRMGNVLAEWLGKQNVEQVHVAETEKYAHVTFFFNGGVEKVFPLETRDQDQDLVPSNKSVATYDLAPEMSADGVADQVVKRLGEQKFLFVMNNFAPPDMVGHTGVYEAAIVGCAATDKAIGKILEGCKKEGYILFITADHGNAEEMKFADGKPKTSHTTNKVPFIMANAPEGWSLKKQGGVLGDVAPTILAAMGLPQPSEMTGESLLDKNLKRGTQ; from the exons ATGTCCAAGACCGAGCAAAAGGCCTGCCTCA TCGTCATTGACGGATGGGGTATCCCCTCCGAAGAGTCTCCCAAAGATGGCGACGCCATCGCCGCGGCCGAGACGCCTGTCATGGACGAGCTTTCCAACAATGCCGAGGGTTTCACTGAGCTAGAAGCCTCCTCTCTGGCAGTCGGTTTGCCTGAGGGTCTCATGGGCAACTCCGAAGTCGGCCACCTAAACATTGGAGCCGGCCGTGTTGTCTGGCAGGACGTTGTCCGCATAGATCAGACCATTAAGAAGGACGAGCTGAATGACAATGAAGTTATAAAGAAGACTTTCGAGAGTGCTGCTGCAGGCAACGGCCGTCTGCATCTTTGCGGTCTCGTTTCTCATGGTGGTGTG CACTCCAAGCAAGAACATTTGTATGCTCTCTTGAGAGCTGCCAAGAAATACCAAGTTCCTAAGGTCTTTATTCACTTCTTCGGTGACGGCCGTGATACCGACCCCAAGTCGGGCGCTGGTTACATGCAGGAGCTCGTCGACTATCTGAaggaggttggtgttggccagATTGCTACAGTTGTTGGCCGATACTTTGCCATGGATCGTGATAAGCGATGGGAGCGTGTCGAGATTGCGTTGAAGGGCATGTGCCACGGAGAAGGCGAGGCTAGCGATGACCCAGTTGCCACTGTCAAGGCTCGATATGAGCGTAATGGCGACAAGGACAGAGATGAGTTCCTGACGCCCatcattgttggtggtgatgagggaAGAATCAAGG ATGACGAcaccgtcttcttcttcaactaCCGATCCGACCGTGCTCGACAAATTACTCAGCTCCTCGGTGACGTTGACCGATCGGTTCTGGAGGACTTCAAGTACCCTAAGCTCAGCAAGCTGGTCACTATGACTACCTACAAGACCGACTATCCCTTCGAAGTTGCCTTTGAGCCCCAGCGCATGGGCAACGTCCTAGCCGAGTGGCTAGGCAAGCAAAACGTGGAGCAGGTTCACGTTGCTGAGACAGAGAAATACGCTCACGTCACCTTCTTTTTCaacggtggtgttgagaaggTGTTCCCTCTGGAGACTCGtgaccaggaccaggatCTTGTCCCTTCCAACAAGTCAGTGGCTACGTACGACTTGGCCCCAGAGATGTCTGCAGATGGCGTTGCCGACCAGGTTGTCAAGCGATTGGGTGAACAGAAGTTCCTATTTGTCATGAACAACTTTGCTCCCCCCGACATGGTTGGCCACACTGGTGTCTACGAAGCCGCCATTGTCGGCTGTGCGGCCACTGACAAGGCTATTGGCAAGATCCTTGAGGGCTGCAAGAAGGAGGGCTACATTCTCTTCATCACTGCTGACCATGGCAACGCTGAGGAGATGAAGTTTGCTGATGGAAAGCCCAAGACGAGCCATACCACCAACAAGGTGCCATTTATTATGGCAAATGCGCCGGAGGGCTGgagcttgaagaagcaggGTGGCGTCCTAGGAGACGTTGCCCCAACTATCCTTGCTGCCATGGGTCTCCCTCAACCCAGTGAGATGACTGGCGAGTCTCTGCTTGACAAGAACCTTAAGAGAGGCACTCAGTAA
- a CDS encoding mediator complex, subunit Med9 (similar to Metarhizium robertsii ARSEF 23 XP_007820958.1), producing the protein MAAEQHPLALPSTLSPDDLDALSELSIVLAKVRAGIQSSNGLTTGTGATPGGVNTHGQQLSFKDVPGATDGLKHKVQHARAQVRALPDMDRSIEEQNREIKDLEARIEKQRTLLESLRQGGVRLGNEDGTALDVKMET; encoded by the coding sequence ATGGCAGCGGAACAACACCCCCTCGCTCTGCCATCCACCCTCTCCCCTGATGATCTTGATGCTCTCTCTGAACTCTCCATCGTCCTAGCCAAGGTTCGAGCCGGAATCCAGTCCTCGAACGGCCTCACAACCGGCACAGGCGCGACGCCGGGCGGCGTTAACACTCATGGACAACAACTATCGTTCAAGGATGTTCCCGGCGCGACAGATGGTTTGAAGCACAAGGTCCAGCATGCGCGAGCCCAGGTTCGTGCTCTGCCGGACATGGATCGCTCTATCGAAGAACAAAATCGCGAAATAAAGGACCTGGAAGCCCGGATTGAGAAACAGCGGACACTGCTGGAAAGTTTACGACAAGGCGGTGTGAGGCTGGGCAATGAGGACGGCACTGCTCTTGACGTCAAAATGGAGACCTGA
- a CDS encoding tubulin-specific chaperone c (similar to Metarhizium acridum CQMa 102 XP_007808253.1): MDPKQKFYRHFQDCVAELQDQIDELESVSAVAGERQEAIDHVLAGISKLQHEVSDAAEFTPSYDRKQYSDTIKSLQDKLNETIAKITPRSRFQFKRSNAGPHVDMGAPENDPRLHPGSLSRNTQGHAKDERQEAVEGDDTVGDLPSAAAIRDYNAELSQPSTQYIRKPSFSMARNIGIANQSNLHIILPQSAARATASGSLTDLRGCIVDMSVPTAQGKPFPGLALKNISHSLIIAGHVNGPVHITGVLDSIIVVTARQVRIHECRNVDIYLHCTSHPIIEDCAGMRFAQLPKCYAIQGEPEKENQWDQVDDFKWLKAGQSPNWTTLSDAEVLDETIWTKVVPGQPGMSVEETLEKVGIPRH; this comes from the exons ATGGATCCGAAACAGAAATTCTATCGCCATTTCCAGGATTGTGTGGCAG AGCTCCAAGACCAAATAGATGAGTTGGAGTCCGTGTCAGCTGTCGCAGGGGAACGGCAGGAAGCCATCGACCATGTCCTCGCTGGCATAAGTAAGCTCCAGCACGAGGTCTCTGACGCAGCCGAGTTTACTCCCTCGTATGATCGGAAGCAGTACTCGGAT ACCATCAAGAGCCTCCAggacaagctcaacgagACTATAGCCAAAATCACACCCAGGTCCCGCTTCCAGTTTAAAAGATCCAACGCCGGACCACACGTTGACATGGGCGCGCCAGAAAACGACCCGCGCTTACATCCAGGCAGCCTATCTCGAAACACGCAGGGCCACGCGAAAGATGAACGTCAAGAGGCAGTTGAGGGCGATGACACAGTCGGCGATCTCCCTTCCGCTGCAGCTATTCGTGACTACAACGCCGAGCTTTCTCAACCGAGTACTCAATACATTAGGAAGCCTAGTTTCTCCATGGCCAGAAatattggcattgccaaTCAGTCAAATCTGCATATTATTCTGCCGCAATCTGCAGCGAGAGCCACTGCATCTGGTAGCTTAACCGATTTGAGAGGATGTATCGTGGACATGTCTGTTCCGACGGCACAAGGGAAGCCGTTTCCAGGCTTGGCATTGAAGAATATTTCGCATAGCCTAATTATTGCCGGACACGTCAACGGACCAGTGCACATTACGGGCGTGTTAGATAGTATTATTGTGGTTACGGCACGGCAAGTTCGTATTCATGAGTGCAGAAATGTAGACATCTATCTACACTGTACTAGTCATCCCATCATCGAGGATTGCGCGGGCATGAGGTTTGCTCAACTGCCCAAATGTTAT GCAATCCAAGGCGAGCCCGAGAAGGAGAACCAGTGGGACCAAGTTGATGACTTCAAGTGGTTGAAGGCGGGACAGAGCCCGAATTGGACGACGTTGTCAGACGCCGAGGTGTTGGATGAGACGATATGGACCAAGGTCGTACCTGGACAACCAGGTATGAGCGTTGAAGAGACTCTTGAAAAAGTTGGTATACCTCGCCATTGA
- a CDS encoding N-acetylglucosaminyl transferase component Gpi1 (similar to Neosartorya fischeri NRRL 181 XP_001263473.1) has product MVEHDGLMRVFWPTDIRRSDRPGVVVGWRNSTLDVFVVAILDDVDAHEVEFQLKQGTFFRSAPHSPGRIYELCGHSSMHVLGVSNSTNSEGVDPSWVCAINHPYARTPTITCAKASSIQLILYDRPQPRHMQYISLEPIALALGDKTSMMDDAKVDATEDLVEQQERAGKEIRRKLVEKLKQHTISNRVPSARDKALRKIINQVNWSWELEQMLQKNAWRLGPRPKRSLSVSEQVMESASTMRNYVLRQLWAFFAVYLFPTIRKTFILFLLGHRIAAEMLLIVLEFRIKPGYAALKDISATAQQIEIRLQQFCYWPMQYSTLRQRKMNWASVTTRHPDYIRFYNSLWLVANDVIIGMAVGSYVIEHSDWVAGQIGDLLRTYTVEALQRSISWLMGWPGGLKLNTELAMFLGDLFLWVIDYWSSCIETLTPALPNIVWFIGFTSFAGASMPLAMFSDLLSALTIHIYSFYLASARIYHWQLTILQSLFHLFRGKKHNVLRNRIDSCDYDLDQLLVGTILFTLLFFLLPTVVVFYLNFAIARMIIISMKAGFDTLLSCLNHFPLFALMLRIKDERRLPGGIRFELRDTRDYRATSTNTTNETPTSIIYLKVSVRRTQTQTQIHTHAHAQAQIDGNGNPQNAHLAYSLNAQSIPLDFGAMFHQYSQMAHRIRKHYLSPRVLLCLLTGQFVPPINRKNLYSLQYSMLPARRATVWEMWRAVNMEIPQKKPFQLPIIPPLPNGGKRMAGNGRARAHY; this is encoded by the exons ATGGTAGAGCATGATGGCTTGATGCGAGTGTTCTGGCCGACAGACATCCGCAGGTCTGATCGCCCAGGCGTGGTTGTGGGCTGGCGGAATTCCACCTTGGACGTTTTTGTCGTTGCCATCttggatgatgtcgat GCCCACGAAGTCGAATTCCAACTCAAGCAGGGGACTTTCTTCAGGAGTGCGCCCCACTCGCCAGGTAGAATCTATGAACTATGTGGCCATTCATCAATGCACGTCCTTGGCGTATCTAATTCAACCAATTCTGAGGGAGTCGACCCGTCTTGGGTTTGCGCAATCAATCACCCATATGCACGAACACCAACCATAACGTGCGCCAAGGCGTCCAGTATTCAACTTATTCTCTACGATAGACCACAACCCAGGCATATGCAGTACATTTCTCTGGAACCAATTGCTCTTGCCTTGGGTGATAAAAcatccatgatggatgatgccaaagtcGATGCTACCGAAGATCTGGTCGAACAACAGGAACGAGCAGGAAAAGAAATCAGGCGAAAACTGGTTGAGAAATTGAAGCAACACACCATCTCCAATCGAGTTCCTTCAGCACGAGACAAAGCGCTGCgcaaaatcatcaaccaagtaAACTGGTCGTGGGAGTTGGAACAGATGTTACAAAAGAATGCATGGCGGTTGGGCCCACGACCAAAGCGAAGTCTCAGCGTATCTGAGCAAGTCATGGAGTCTGCTTCGACAATGAGAAACTACGTTCTCAGGCAGCTTTGGGCATTTTTTGCCGTGTATTTGTTCCCCACCATCCGAAAAACTTTTATCCTATTTCTACTCGGCCATCGCATAGCGGCTGAGATGCTACTCATTGTCTTAGAGTTCCGCATCAAACCAGGATATGCCGCTTTGAAGGACATATCAGCAACCGCACAGCAGATAGAAATCCGCCTTCAGCAGTTTTGTTATTGGCCAATGCAGTACTCGACATTACGACAAAGAAAGATGAATTGGGCGAGTGTCACTACCAGACACCCCGACTATATTCGGTTCTATAACAGCCTCTGGCTTGTCGCCAACGACGTCATTATTGGCATGGCGGTTGGCTCCTACGTCATTGAGCACTCTGACTGGGTTGCTGGCCAGATTGGAGATCTTTTGAGAACATACACTGTGGAGGCTCTGCAAAGAAGCATCTCGTGGCTAATGGGTTggcctggtggcttgaaaCTTAACACCGAGTTAGCAATGTTTTTGGGCGACTTGTTTTTATGGGTCATTGACTACTGGTCAA GCTGCATAGAGACACTGACTCCTGCACTGCCAAACATTGTGTGGTTCATCGGATTTACTTCCTTTGCGGGCGCCAGCATGCCGCTTGCGATGTTTTCAGATCTCCTCTCAGCGTTGACGATTCACATTTACTCGTTCTACCTTGCTTCGGCGCGCATTTACCACTGGCAGTTGACGATTCTCCAATCCCTCTTCCACTTATTTCGAGGTAAAAAGCACAATGTGCTTCGAAACCGTATTGATTCATGTGATTAtgaccttgaccagctgCTTGTCGGCACAATTTTGTTCACGCTTCTATTCTTTTTGCTGCCCACGGTGGTTGTATTCTACCTTAACTTTGCTATTGCCCGGATGATTATAATATCCATGAAGGCTGGATTTGATACCCTACTTTCTTGTTTGAACCATTTCCCGCTATTTGCATTGATGCTACGGATAAAGGACGAGAGAAGGTTACCTG GGGGCATTCGTTTCGAGCTTCGAGATACCCGGGATTATAGAGCTACAAGCACTAATACTACTAATGAGACCCCTACATCTATCATATACCTCAAGGTTAGTGTTAGAAGaacccaaacccaaacccaaatCCACAcccacgcccacgcccaaGCCCAGATcgacggcaacggcaacccACAGAATGCACATCTTGCTTACAGTTTAAATGCGCAGTCAATACCTTTGGATTTTGGAGCCATGTTCCATCAATATTCCCAAATGGCCCATCGCATTCGCAAACACTACCTCTCGCCGCGTGTGTTGCTGTGTCTCTTGACAGGGCAATTCGTCCCGCCTATCAATCGCAAAAACTTGTATAGTTTACAGTACAGCATGCTGCCGGCGAGACGAGCAACAGTTTGGGAGATGTGGCGTGCAGTGAACATGGAAATTCCACAGAAGAAGCCGTTCCAACTGCCGATAATACCCCCGTTGCCCAATGGTGGCAAGAGGATGGCGGGCAATGGACGCGCCAGAGCGCATTATTGA
- a CDS encoding transcriptional regulator (similar to Metarhizium acridum CQMa 102 XP_007808250.1) has protein sequence MAPTTTELEEALITGTHQVFTAEPDATTVNKVRKHVEESMDLEDGFFSSGDWKQKSKALIKEYVDKLLEGWVPESKQETQSKNGTKRQASEDAPSPPKRQKQTSQNGKPTKHDRKSQGSDDETDQKSSKASSRRKSSTVDDLDKEMGEESPQHKKQKDGNKGAAPKAQKKSPSIDEGDDSGDDAMSSIKVELSNPAVDEEEDYSDVIDEAPKPKRKKKERKDSSAKPSKPKVKKTTESTPDDPNEAEIKRLQSQLVKCGIRKLWHNELKKYGDDARAKIRHLKKMLADIGMDGRFSEAKAREIRETRELLAEAEAAQEMNALWGMDAGGRASRSKNKSLKLEESEGSEVEDAGQVKADEDDDDDDEATSFAARRRRAQADLAFLGDDSESD, from the exons AtggcgccaacaacaactgagcttgaagaagctctgaTCACCGGCACACACCAGGTTTTCACCGCTGAGCCTGATGCGACGACAGTTAATAAAGTTCGAAAACATGTCGAAGAATCCATGGACCTAGAGGATGGCTTCTTTTCGAGCGGAGattggaaacaaaaaagtaAAGCCCTTATTAAAGAATATGTT GACAAGTTACTAGAGGGCTGGGTGCCGGAATCAAAACAAGAAACGCAATCAAAGAATGGCACCAAACGACAAGCTTCTGAAGACGCTCCCTCCCCACCGAAACGACAGAAACAAACATCCCAGAACGGCAAGCCTACGAAGCACGACAGGAAGTCCCAGGGCAGTGATGACGAAACAGACCAGAAATCAAGTAAAGCATCGTCGCGTCGTAAGTCTAGCACCGTTGACGATTTGGACAAAGAAATGGGCGAAGAGTCTCCACAacacaagaagcagaaagatgGAAATAAGGGCGCAGCTCCCAAGGCGCAAAAGAAATCACCATCTATAGACGAAGGCGATGATTCTGGCGACGATGCCATGTCTTCGATCAAGGTCGAACTTTCAAATCCGGCtgtggacgaagaagaagattaCTCAGATGTCATTGATGAGGCACCGAAACCAAAacgaaagaagaaggagcGCAAAGACTCGTCTGCTAAACCGTCCAAACCCAAAGTTAAGAAGACGACCGAGTCAACACCAGATGACCCCAACGAGGCGGAAATCAAGAGACTTCAATCCCAATTAGTCAAATGTGGAATCAGAAAATTATGGCACAATGAGCTCAAGAAATATGGGGATGACGCGAGAGCCAAAATCCGGCACCTCAAGAAAATGCTGGCGGATATAGGGATGGACGGTCGTTTCTCGGAGGCAAAGGCGCGCGAGATTAGAGAAACAAGGGAACTCCTGGCTGAGGCTGAGGCCGCACAAGAGATGAACGCCCTGTGGGGGATGGACGCAGGCGGTCGTGCGAGTCGGAGTAAAAATAAGTCTTTGAAACTCGAGGAAAGCGAAGGCAGTGAGGTCGAAGACGCTGGTCAAGTCAAagccgacgaagacgacgatgacgatgacgaagccaCTTCATTTGCGGCTAGGCGCAGGCGCGCTCAAGCCGACCTGGCGTTCCTTGGAGATGATAGCGAATCAGATTGA
- a CDS encoding aldose-1-epimerase (similar to Trichoderma reesei QM6a XP_006964994.1), with the protein MTDAPFTFLPLGAIIQSIKVKDTNIVLGFPTQEQYVQYNTPYFGETIGRVANRIKGAKLDNVNGQVYPLAANNGPNTLHGGNVGWGKRIWKGPTPVGIKQIPGVEGLQGGESVAFTLVSEDGDEGFPGTVETTVIYTAGTQTVNGKEVLVLGIEYEAKLVDGADETPINLTNHSYFNLTGDANTDGTVVTLGSKFHLPNDEHSVPTGGPVPHATIDTTKPFTLGATDPQVDNCFTKTTDPASVPMDTRSQPLARDLAAYHPKTGIHLEVLSTEPSFQFYTGDFTDVPAVEGASAKGGRSAFCCEPGRWVNAVNVPEWKSMTMLKKGDIYGARIVYKAWSD; encoded by the coding sequence ATGACCGACGCTCCCTTCACCTTCCTGCCACTGGGGGCAATcatccaatccatcaaaGTTAAAGACACAAACATCGTACTTGGATTTCCCACCCAGGAGCAATATGTCCAATATAACACCCCATACTTCGGCGAGACTATCGGCCGAGTCGCAAACCGCATCAAAGGCGCCAAGCTTGACAATGTGAACGGCCAAGTCTACCCGTTGGCTGCCAACAACGGCCCAAACACACTGCACGGCGGCAACGTAGGCTGGGGCAAACGTATCTGGAAAGGCCCAACGCCAGTTGGAATCAAGCAGATCCCAGGAGTTGAGGGCCTCCAGGGCGGAGAAAGCGTCGCATTCACACTTGTCAGCGAGGACGGAGACGAGGGCTTCCCTGGCACGGTAGAGACGACAGTTATCTACACTGCGGGTACGCAGACCGTCAATGGGAAGGAGGTGCTCGTCCTGGGAATCGAATAtgaagccaagttggtgGACGGTGCTGACGAGACTCCCATCAACTTGACGAACCATTCGTATTTCAACCTCACGGGAGACGCCAACACTGACGGCACTGTCGTCACACTGGGCTCAAAGTTCCATTTACCCAACGACGAGCACTCTGTTCCTACAGGGGGACCCGTTCCCCATGCTACTATTGATACGACGAAACCATTCACGCTTGGCGCAACTGATCCCCAGGTGGACAACTGCTTCACCAAGACGACAGACCCGGCTTCTGTACCAATGGACACGCGCTCGCAGCCGCTTGCTCGAGACTTGGCTGCGTACCATCCTAAAACGGGGATCCATTTGGAGGTGTTGAGCACTGAGCCGTCGTTCCAGTTCTATACCGGTGACTTTACAGATGTGCCGGCCGTGGAGGGAGCTTCTGCAAAGGGGGGACGCAGCGCCTTCTGCTGTGAGCCTGGACGATGGGTAAACGCCGTTAATGTTCCTGAGTGGAAGAGCATGACCATGCTGAAGAAGGGCGACATATATGGCGCCAGGATTGTGTACAAGGCCTGGTCTGACTAG